The Streptomyces sp. NBC_00224 genome contains the following window.
CAAGGAGTTCAGCGGCGATGTGCGCCGGGCGTACGAGATCGCCGAACTCGCCCCGGAGCTCGACCTGTTGATCGGCGCCGACGACGTGCTCCTCGAACTCGCCCTCGCGGGCGCGGTCGGCTGGATCGCCGGATACCCCAACGCCTTCCCCGCCTCCTGCGCCGAGCTCTACCATGCCGCCGTCGCCGGTGACCTGGCCACGGCCGTGCCGCTCTACCGCTCCCTGCACTCGCTGCTGCGCTGGGACTCGAAGACCGAGTTCGTCCAGTCCATCAAGCTGTCCATGGACATCGCGGGCCGGCCCGGCGGCCCGGTCCGCCCGCCGCGCGCCCCGCTCTCCGGGGAGATCGAGGTGGGGGTGCGGCTGGCCACCGAGAAGGCCGTGGCCGACGGCCACCGCTGATCCGTCCGGCGCGCCGCCGGTCGGGCGTTGCCAGCTCGCGGGCAGGCGGCGCGGTTCTCCCGCCGCCTGCCCGCGCGCCGCGGCGCCCGTCACCGGCCGGGCCCGGCTCACCTCAACTGCCCAGTACTTCCTCGGCAGTTCCCCGACCCGCACGTCCGTCCCTTTCCTTGGAGGACCCCTCCCGTGACCGCTGACGTCACTCACCTCATCTCCCGCAACCCGGCCGACCCCGCCGACGTCCTCGTCCGGATCCCGGCTCCCGGGGCACGTGCCGCCGCCGACGCCGTGGAGCGGGCCCGTGCGGTCCAGCCGGGATGGCTGCTCGGCGGGGCGGCCGCGCGTTCGGCCGCGCTCGGCGCCGCCGCCGGCGCGGTCGAGGCCGCGGCGGACGAACTGGCGGCGCTCGCCGTGCGCGAGGTGGGCAAGCCGCTCACCGAGGCCCGGGCCGAGGTCGCCCGTACCGTCGCCATCTGGCGGTACTACGCCCAGGCCCCCTACGAACCCGTCGGCGCGGTCCACGAACCCGCCGCCGGATCCGGGCTGCTGCTCACCCGCCGCAGGCCGCACGGCGTCGCCGGGCTCATCACCCCGTGGAACTTCCCCTTCGCCATCCCGAGTTGGAAGGCCGCCCCCGCGCTCGCCGTGGGCAACACGGTGGTGCTCAAGCCCGCGCCCGAAGCCACGGCCTGTGCCCAGCGCCTGGCCGAGATCCTCCAACACGCCCTTCCGGCCGGGGTGTTCACGGTGCTGCCCGGTGGGGCCACTGAAGGAGACGCGCTCGTCCGCTGCGCCGATGTCGTCTCGTTCACCGGCTCGACCGGCGTCGGCCGGGCGGTGGCGCGTGCCGCCACCGAGAGGGGCATCGCGGTCCAGGCGGAGATGGGCGGCCTGAACGCCGCGATCGTCCTGCCGGACGCCGACATCGCGCGGTCCGCCGCCCACATAGCCGCCGCCATCGCCGGATACGCGGGCCAGAAGTGCACCGCCACCAGCCGTGTCATCGCCGTCGGCGCTGCCCTCGACCCGCTGCGCGAGGCCCTCGCCGAAGCGCTCCGGGCGCTCCCGGTCGGCGACCCGGCCTCGGCGGACACCGTATGCGGGCCGCTCATCAGCGAGCGCGCCCGCGACCGGGTGGGCGAGGCCTCCCGCGGCCTGGACGTGCTCGCGGGCGGGACCGCGCCCCGGCACCCCGGCTGGTACACCGCCCCCACCCTGGTGGAAAAGGTCTCCCCGGCCCATCCCCTGCTGCGCGAGGAGGTCTTCGGCCCCATCGCCGCCCTGCTGCCCGCCGACGACCTCGCCCACGCGGTACGGATCACCAACTCGGTCCCGTACGGCCTGGTCACCTCGGTGCACACCGCCGACCTGGACACCGCCTTGCACGGATTCGACCGGCTCGACACCGGGATGATCCGCGTCAACGCCCCCTCCACCGGCGTCGACTTCCACCTCCCGTTCGGCGGCACCAAGGAATCCAGCCACGGGCCGCGTGAACAGGGCCGGGCCGCCCTGGAGTTCTACACCTCCAGCCGCACCTACACCCTGTCGCCCTCACGAGCGATGTGACCTCGTACGCGCGCGGTCCGCTCCGGCGGGACCAGCCCCCGGCCTCCATAACGCGACGTTATGCGGGAACGAGGGCTCCTCGCCGGGGGGCCGCCCGCGCCATGCTCCCTCAAGAAACGTCACACAGCACACGGCGGCGCCCGCGCCGCGAAAGGCATCCATGAACCCGGCGTACGCAACCGTCGACCACGTCTTCACCGTCCCCCTCGACCACGCGGCCCCGCACGGCCCGACCCTCCAGGTCTTCGCCCGCGAGGTCGTCGACCGCGCCCGGGCGGGCGAGCGACTGCCCTGGCTCCTGTATCTCCAGGGCGGCCCGGGCGGCAAGTCGCCCCGCCCGTCCGCCGGTTCGCCCGGGTGGCTGGACCACGCCCTGAAGACCCACCGGGTGCTCCTGCTCGACCAGCGCGGCACCGGCCGCTCCACTCCCGTAACGGGTCGGACGGCCGCGAAGTTCCCGTCCCCGGCCGCCTTCGCGGACCACCTGGCCCACTTCCGCGCCGACGCGATCGTCGCCGACGCCGAGCTGATCCGGCGCCGCCTGTGCGGCGACGAACCCTGGGAGACCCTCGGCCAGAGCTACGGCGGCTTCCTCACCCTCACCTATCTGTCGCAGGCCCCCGAGGGGCTGCGCGCCTGCTACGTCGCCGGTGGACTGCCGGGTCTCGCGGCCACCGCCGACGACGTGTACGCCCGCACCTACCCCCGGGTGCGCGATCGCGTCCTCGACTTCTACGCCCGCTACCCCGACGACGCCGCCCGTCTGCGCGAGATCGCGGACCTCCTCTCGGCCACCGACGTACGGCTGCCCGACGGGGACCGGCTCACCCCCCGTCGCCTGCGCGCCCTCGGCCTCGCCCTCGGCATGGGCGACGGCCACGAGCGGATCCACTGGCTGCTCGACGAAGCCCTGGACGCGGAGGGGGAGTTGACCGACACGTTCCTCCACCAGATGATGAGCATGACCGGCTTCACCGGCAACCCCCTCTTCGCCGTTCTGCAGGAGACCCTCTACGGCCAGGGCGCCTCGGCCACCGGCTGGGCCGCCGCCCGTGCCCTCGGCGACTTCCCCGAATTCGCCGACGACGCCGACCCGTTCCTCCTCACCGGCGAGATGATCTACCCCTGGATGTTCCAGGAGATCGCGGCCCTGCGTCCCTTCGCCGGGGCCGCGGACCTGCTGGCCCGACGCACCGACTGGCCGCCGCTGTACGACATGGACCGCCTCGCCGCCAACGAGGTCCCGCTCGCCGCGATCGTCTACCACGACGACATGTACGTGGACGCGGGGCTCTCACTGCGCACCGCGCGCGAGGTCGGAGCCTGCCGCGTCTGGGTCACCAACGAGTGGGAGCACGACGGGCTCACCGCCTCGGGCGGCCGGGTCCTCGCCCGCCTGATGGACCTGGCCGCCGGCCGCGCCTGACCGGCCCCACCCCTTCCGCCCGCCTCCAGGAGGAGAGCCATGTCCGCCCCCTCGCTCCGACCGCGCCCCCTCGCCACCGCTGCCGTCGCCCTCACCATGTGCCTGGCCGGGAGCAGCGCGGCGAGCGCCGCACCCCGGCCGCACCCGGCCGCCCCCGCCGCCTGTGCGCTGCCCGGCCGGACGGGCTGGACCGACGAGGGCCACGACACCGACCGCACCCAGTTCCAGCCGTCCACCGGCACCCACCGCGTCCTCACCCTGTTCGTCGACTTCCCCGACGCACCGGAGACCGGCTCCACCGCGCCCTACGCGGCCCAACTCGCCCCGGCCGCCCAGTGGATGCGAGCGGCGAGCTACGGCCGCTCCCGTCTCGCCCTCACCCCACTGCGCCGCTGGATACGGATGCCCGCCGCCTCCACCTCGTACGACTTCGCGCGCGGCATCACCTTCGAGGCGCACGAGAAGTACGTACGCGACGCGGTCACCGCAGCCGACCCCTACGCCGACTTCTCGCGCTACGACATGGTGTACATCGTCCCCACCAAGGCGGCGACGGCCGTCCCCTTCTCCCCGACCTACCTCTACGACCCGGCCACCGCGGGCATCACGGCGGACGGCACCCGGGTGAAGTGGGGTGTCACCTTCGGCCAGGACATGTGGCGCTGGGGCCCCAAGGTCGCCGACCACGAGACCGCCCACACCTTCGGTCTCCCGGACCTGTACTCCTTCACCGGGGACACCCATCAGTACGTCGGCGGCTGGGACGTCATGGGCAACATCGCCGGGGCCGCCCCCCAGTACCTCGGCTGGCACTCCTGGAAACTCGGCTGGATCCGTGACGACCAGGTCGCCTGCCTGGCCGCACCGGGGCAGCGCACCGTGCGCCTCACCCCGGTGGAACGCCCCGGCGGCACGAAGATCGCCGTCCTGCGCACCGGCGGGACGACCGCGTACGTGGCGGAGTCGCGCCGCGCCGAGGGCAACGACACGGCCGCCTGCTCCACCGGCGTCCTCGTCTACAAGGTCGACTCGGCCGCCGCGACCGGCGAGGGCCCGGTCCGGATCGCCCCGACGCACCCCACCACCGTGCCCACCGGCTGCACCGCCCTGGACCTGGCGGCCCGGACCGCAGGACAGAGCTTCACCGACCCCGACACCGGCGCCCGCATCGACGTCCTCGCGGGCGGTCCGGCGGGGGACACGGTACGGATCAGCAAGGGGTGAGCCGCCGACGAGGCAAGGCTGTACGTCCTTATGACCCGATCGGGACGCGGAGGACCTGTCCGGGCACGATCTTGTCGGGGTCGGAGATCTGTGCCGGGTTGGCCCGCACGATGCGCGAGTAGAGGGAGGCGTCGCCGTAGTACGACTTGGCGATGGCCGACAGCGTGTCGCCCTTCACCACCTTGTGCTCGCGGTAGCCGTAGTAACCGGGCACGATGCGCGGCCCGTAGATGACCGGAACGGTGACGGCGTTGATCTCGCTGCCGTCCCTGGCGCTCGCTTCGAAGACCTGGACGAGCAGTCGGTCGACCTGGAAGGACGCGTGGCCGACGTCGACGGCGAGATGGAACTGCCCGTGCTCACCGGTGCCGCCTCCCACGCTGAACGTGCCGGTCACCTGGTGGTGGCCGTCACTGATGCGGTACTCCAGGGCGGCCTCGAATCCGGTGGCGACCCCGCCGACGTGGATCGGGTTGCCGACCAGATCGAGGGCGCGCGGTTGGTCCATGCGGTTGGTCATGAAGCCTCCCAGGTCGTGAATCGTTCGGCACTCGCAGCTTCGGCGGCCGAACGGCGGAAGACAATGGCACCCGTCGGCCGATTTCGCGGGCGTCGCGCATCCCGGCTGCCCACTACGCGCCGGAATGCAGATGGGCCGCCCACGTGTCGGGGCGGTCGGGCATACGGTCGCGCAGGTGGCGGACCGCGTCGTGCAGTGCCCGGGCGGCCCGGTCGGGAGTGAGGCCGGACGGGCTGCCCAGGGCCGTGTAGAACAGCCGGGCGAGTTCGGACGCGTGGCTGTCGTACACGGGCCAGAGCGTGGCCACCACACCGCGGAAGCCCGCGAGTTGGAACGCGGTGGCGAGGTTGACGAACTCGTCGGCCAGGTGCGGCACGCCCGTGGAGGCGGTGCTGCACGCGGAGAGGAAGGCCAGCCCGGCATGGTCGAGGTCCAGGGCGGCCAGGCCACTCACCGTGAGCGGGGCGTCCTGCAGCAGGAGACGGCTGCGGGACGGGTCGACGGGGTCGCTGACGGCGTGACAGGCGAAATGGACCAGGGAGCAGTCGCCCATCGCCGACATCACGTCCTCGCGCATGCTCGGGGCGGTTTCCTGCGTCGAGGCGTCCGGGTGGCTGCGCCGCCGCGCGGTGAGCACCAGCGGATCCGGCGTATGGGTGCGTACGTACCCCTCCTCCTCGGCCGTGTGCGGCAGCGGAGGGGCGCCGGGGGTGAGCGGCATCGTGACGACGAGCGCGCGGTGCGGGGAGCGCGGGGGCAGGGGACGGCGGGCATGGCGCAGTGCGCGCAGGGTCGGCGTGTAGGAGGAGACCACGCGGTCCATGACGGTCGCCCCTGAACTGCCCGTGGCGCCCCGGTGGTATCCGGCGGCGTGCAGCGGGAGCAGGCCGAGCAACCCGCCGGGGCTCCACCACACGCGGGGAGCCCGGTGTCCCGGAGGCGGGGGAGAGGTGAGACCGAGCGCGGTCAGGACGGGCTCCGCCGCGACGTCCCACAGCCACTCCAGGGTGGAGTTGAGGGTGTGCAGGGCCGGTTCGCTGCGGGCGGGAGTGGGACTCGGCGCCCACCTCAGCGCCGCGGTGAAGTCCTGAGCCCTCTGCCTCACGGTGTCCCGGTCCAGGCCGGGCAGGGGCAGCGCGGTGACGGCGTCGGGGCGGATCAGCAGGGCGTGGCTGCCGTGGCCGCTCACGGCGAAGACCACCACCGGCCCGTACGCGGCCTGGGCCAGCAGGTCCGGCAGCTCCATCGGCAGCAGGAACCGGTCGAAGCCGGGCCGGGACCTGATCTCGTCCAGGACGGCGGAGAACCGCGCGGCGAGGTCGCGGCGGGCTTCCGTGGCCGGGTACCAGGGCTCGGCGGACGCCCATACGCCGGGGGCGTCGTCCGCGTAGGCCGCGTTGAGCCGTTCGCGTATCGCGAGGAAGCGCGTGGCGAGTTCGGGCAGTCGGCGGCGCAGGTCGGTGACCTCGCCCCGGGTGTCGAGTGCCTGGCCGAGCATGACGCCGCGCCCCGCCTCCGTCAGCCGCAGAGCCCTGGACGCGGCCGGGTCGGCGGCCGGGGGAGGCGTCGTCGGTTCGTCGCCCGCGGTGAGGACGAGCGCGGCGGCGTCGGCGGCGAGTTCGAAGCAGGTGCCGAGCAGACTCTGCTGATCGGTACGGGCCAGCATGCGCGGGGTGAGCGCGGGCAGAACGTCCACGGCCGCCTCCAGCAGCTCCGCCGCCCGGGCCGGCTGCCGGTGGGACAGCAGGCGTGCGGCGGCGCGTACGGCGCTGAGGCGGCGCAGGGGCGCGGTCCCGGTCAGCTCCCAGGCCTCGGTGAACGCGCTGACGGCCGCCGACTCGGCGGGTTCCGCTTCCTGGTCCGTGGCAGCGGTCAGGACGAGCAACTGCCCGAGGTTGACGAGCGGATAGGTCCGTGAGGGAGCGCCTGCCGGAAGGATGTCCAGGACTTCGCGGAAGGCGCGGGCGGCTTCGTCGCGTACGGCGGTGTCCGTGGGGTCCTGGAAGGCCCGGGCCAGCAGACTGTAGCCGAGGTTGTTGAGGTGGGTGGCACGCGCCGGATTGCCTGAGGCAGTCGCCGCGACGGCTCGGCGGCCGACGGCGATCGCCTCGTCCAGGTCGGCCGGTGCGGCCGTGAGGTCGAAGCGGTCGCGCAGCGCCAGGCACAGATTGGACAGGCATCCGGGCAGCCGGGGGTCGACGGGTGCCATCAGTTCCGCGGCGCTCCGGGTGCTGTCGATGGCCGCGTCGAGCTCGGCGGCCGACCGGGTGCGGTGGTACCGGGTCAGCAGCGCGTACCCCTCGTTGTTGAGCAGTTGGGGGTGGGCGGGATGGCCGGGCTCCAGTCGGCTGCTCGCGTCGCGTACCGAGGCGAGGCACGCGTCGATGTCCTCCAGTGCGCCGCTGTGCTCGTACCGGGTGAGGAACGCCAGCGCGTTGTTCGCGATGATCGTCACCCAGTCGGGATGGTCGCGCGGAGTGTCGGCGAGGGCCGCGCGGCCCAGTTCGACGGCCTCGTCCAGATCGTCCGGGCGGCCCTCGGCGGATGAACGCCTGACGAGGCAGAGCGCGAGCTGCTGCCGGGCCCGGGCACGGTGACGCGGGTCGGCGGCGTGTACGGCGGCCGACTCGGCGGCCTCGATCGCCCGGGCGATGTCGGCGGGCTCACCCGAGCGCAGGAAGCGGGCGCGGTACATGAGGCTCAGGTTGGACAGATCGAGGGAGGGAGCGTGCCCGGCGCCCGGCGCGTCATGGAGCTCACGGCTGAGAGCGAGCGCGCGGTCGAGGTCTTCGAGGTGTCCGTCGCTCTGGAAGCGATGGGCGAGCGCGCCGCCGAGGGCGCGCAGCGCCATGTCCCGGTCGGCGTGTCCGGCGGGCGCCGCGGCGAGCGCCGTCTCGCCCAGTTCGACGGCGACGTCGAGGTCGTCGCGAATACCGGTGTGCGCATGGGCGGAGAGCGCGGTGAGGGAGGCGTTGGCCAGGTGGCGGGCCCGCCCGGCGGACTCGGGGGACAGCGCGCGGGCGTGCCGTACCGCGAGATCCCTCGCCGTCTTGAGAGCCGTCGGATCCCCGGTGTGCTCGAAGAGCGTGTGCCAGACCCCCGCGACGGCGAGCTGGGCCTGCGCGTCGTCGTCCGGCGCCGCGGCGGCGGCGCGTCGCGCGGTCTCGGCGGCCTCGTCCATGACCCGGGTGTCCTGGGTCCGCGCCGCGCGGATGGCGAGCCACTCGCCCAGCATGGCCAGCAGCCGGGCGAGCAGAGGATCTTCGGGGACGGTCGCCGCGACCAGCCGGCGCATCCAGTTGATCGACTCGTCCAGATCGCCGAGTGACCGCGACCGCTCGTAGCGCAAGTGCAGGAGCTGTGCGGCGAGTTGCACGCCGTTCGGGTGCAGGGGGTCCTCGGAGTGGCCGGCGCGTGCACAGGCGCGTGCGGCCTCCACTGCCGCGTCCAGGTCCTCCGGGGCGGCCGTGTACTCGTACCGGGACCACAGGGCGGTCGCCATGATGCCCATCGCCGCCGGCCGCTGCGGTTCGTCGTCGGCCATCGTCGTGACGGCGTGGCGGGCGGTGTCGACGGCCCGGTCGAGGTTTTCGGCGCCACCGCCCCGCTCGCCCGACAGCCTTAGGGCAACGCTCAGATTGGCGAGTGCGCCCGCGCTCGCGGGGCCCACCGGGAGGTGGCCGACGATACGCATCCAGGCCCAGGCGGCCCTGGTGGCCGGATCCAGGGTCGCCTTGTCACCGGCGTCCTGAAGCATCCGTATAGCCGGCTGCATCGCGGCCTCTGCCAGCTTCGGGAGCAACTCCTGGGGCAGCGACGCACTGGGCACGTATGCCTCTCCGGCGAGGAAGGCGGGCAGGAGGCACAGCACAGCGAACGTCTCATGGAACTGCGCGACCTCGCCCGCGGAGGCCCGCGCACGGTGCCATTCCACCCACCCCAGGGCGAGGACGCCGCCCATCGTCCGGTTCCCGGGGAACTGCTCCTCCAGACGTGCCACGTCGGCCGCCACGTCCCGGCCGAGGATCGAGGACGGATCTCCCGTGTCGGCGATCGTCTTGAGGTGCCCCTGTACCGCGCCGAGCGCTTCCGGCTCGCCCGGCCCGTTCTCCGCCGCCCCGTTCTCCGCCACCCGGCCCGCCCCTCCGCTGCCCGCCCCGGTTGCTCCTGCGTCTTCGAGTGTCATGAAGCCGGACGCTCCTCGCAGGGGTTCGCGTGGATTGCCCTCGGCGGGCCGGATGATGCAGCAGCGGGCCGATCAGGTACCGGCCGCAGGCCGCTCGACCGCTTGCTGTCCACGTCATGGAATCCCCCGCCCCGTACCGCGCCGGGCAACAGGGTGTAGCAGCATGTGAGGCCTGTTGTGCGGAGTGATAGAAAGAGCCCCGAGTGGTCAAGGTAGTGATTTCGTTAGCGAATTCGGGGGGAATGTCGCTGTGAGCCAGCCGCCCAGTCAACAGCCGTCGCAGGAGCCGGTTCCGGGCAACCCG
Protein-coding sequences here:
- a CDS encoding aldehyde dehydrogenase, which codes for MTADVTHLISRNPADPADVLVRIPAPGARAAADAVERARAVQPGWLLGGAAARSAALGAAAGAVEAAADELAALAVREVGKPLTEARAEVARTVAIWRYYAQAPYEPVGAVHEPAAGSGLLLTRRRPHGVAGLITPWNFPFAIPSWKAAPALAVGNTVVLKPAPEATACAQRLAEILQHALPAGVFTVLPGGATEGDALVRCADVVSFTGSTGVGRAVARAATERGIAVQAEMGGLNAAIVLPDADIARSAAHIAAAIAGYAGQKCTATSRVIAVGAALDPLREALAEALRALPVGDPASADTVCGPLISERARDRVGEASRGLDVLAGGTAPRHPGWYTAPTLVEKVSPAHPLLREEVFGPIAALLPADDLAHAVRITNSVPYGLVTSVHTADLDTALHGFDRLDTGMIRVNAPSTGVDFHLPFGGTKESSHGPREQGRAALEFYTSSRTYTLSPSRAM
- a CDS encoding alpha/beta fold hydrolase codes for the protein MNPAYATVDHVFTVPLDHAAPHGPTLQVFAREVVDRARAGERLPWLLYLQGGPGGKSPRPSAGSPGWLDHALKTHRVLLLDQRGTGRSTPVTGRTAAKFPSPAAFADHLAHFRADAIVADAELIRRRLCGDEPWETLGQSYGGFLTLTYLSQAPEGLRACYVAGGLPGLAATADDVYARTYPRVRDRVLDFYARYPDDAARLREIADLLSATDVRLPDGDRLTPRRLRALGLALGMGDGHERIHWLLDEALDAEGELTDTFLHQMMSMTGFTGNPLFAVLQETLYGQGASATGWAAARALGDFPEFADDADPFLLTGEMIYPWMFQEIAALRPFAGAADLLARRTDWPPLYDMDRLAANEVPLAAIVYHDDMYVDAGLSLRTAREVGACRVWVTNEWEHDGLTASGGRVLARLMDLAAGRA
- a CDS encoding M6 family metalloprotease domain-containing protein yields the protein MSAPSLRPRPLATAAVALTMCLAGSSAASAAPRPHPAAPAACALPGRTGWTDEGHDTDRTQFQPSTGTHRVLTLFVDFPDAPETGSTAPYAAQLAPAAQWMRAASYGRSRLALTPLRRWIRMPAASTSYDFARGITFEAHEKYVRDAVTAADPYADFSRYDMVYIVPTKAATAVPFSPTYLYDPATAGITADGTRVKWGVTFGQDMWRWGPKVADHETAHTFGLPDLYSFTGDTHQYVGGWDVMGNIAGAAPQYLGWHSWKLGWIRDDQVACLAAPGQRTVRLTPVERPGGTKIAVLRTGGTTAYVAESRRAEGNDTAACSTGVLVYKVDSAAATGEGPVRIAPTHPTTVPTGCTALDLAARTAGQSFTDPDTGARIDVLAGGPAGDTVRISKG
- a CDS encoding Gmad2 immunoglobulin-like domain-containing protein, whose protein sequence is MTNRMDQPRALDLVGNPIHVGGVATGFEAALEYRISDGHHQVTGTFSVGGGTGEHGQFHLAVDVGHASFQVDRLLVQVFEASARDGSEINAVTVPVIYGPRIVPGYYGYREHKVVKGDTLSAIAKSYYGDASLYSRIVRANPAQISDPDKIVPGQVLRVPIGS
- a CDS encoding CHAT domain-containing protein, whose product is MTLEDAGATGAGSGGAGRVAENGAAENGPGEPEALGAVQGHLKTIADTGDPSSILGRDVAADVARLEEQFPGNRTMGGVLALGWVEWHRARASAGEVAQFHETFAVLCLLPAFLAGEAYVPSASLPQELLPKLAEAAMQPAIRMLQDAGDKATLDPATRAAWAWMRIVGHLPVGPASAGALANLSVALRLSGERGGGAENLDRAVDTARHAVTTMADDEPQRPAAMGIMATALWSRYEYTAAPEDLDAAVEAARACARAGHSEDPLHPNGVQLAAQLLHLRYERSRSLGDLDESINWMRRLVAATVPEDPLLARLLAMLGEWLAIRAARTQDTRVMDEAAETARRAAAAAPDDDAQAQLAVAGVWHTLFEHTGDPTALKTARDLAVRHARALSPESAGRARHLANASLTALSAHAHTGIRDDLDVAVELGETALAAAPAGHADRDMALRALGGALAHRFQSDGHLEDLDRALALSRELHDAPGAGHAPSLDLSNLSLMYRARFLRSGEPADIARAIEAAESAAVHAADPRHRARARQQLALCLVRRSSAEGRPDDLDEAVELGRAALADTPRDHPDWVTIIANNALAFLTRYEHSGALEDIDACLASVRDASSRLEPGHPAHPQLLNNEGYALLTRYHRTRSAAELDAAIDSTRSAAELMAPVDPRLPGCLSNLCLALRDRFDLTAAPADLDEAIAVGRRAVAATASGNPARATHLNNLGYSLLARAFQDPTDTAVRDEAARAFREVLDILPAGAPSRTYPLVNLGQLLVLTAATDQEAEPAESAAVSAFTEAWELTGTAPLRRLSAVRAAARLLSHRQPARAAELLEAAVDVLPALTPRMLARTDQQSLLGTCFELAADAAALVLTAGDEPTTPPPAADPAASRALRLTEAGRGVMLGQALDTRGEVTDLRRRLPELATRFLAIRERLNAAYADDAPGVWASAEPWYPATEARRDLAARFSAVLDEIRSRPGFDRFLLPMELPDLLAQAAYGPVVVFAVSGHGSHALLIRPDAVTALPLPGLDRDTVRQRAQDFTAALRWAPSPTPARSEPALHTLNSTLEWLWDVAAEPVLTALGLTSPPPPGHRAPRVWWSPGGLLGLLPLHAAGYHRGATGSSGATVMDRVVSSYTPTLRALRHARRPLPPRSPHRALVVTMPLTPGAPPLPHTAEEEGYVRTHTPDPLVLTARRRSHPDASTQETAPSMREDVMSAMGDCSLVHFACHAVSDPVDPSRSRLLLQDAPLTVSGLAALDLDHAGLAFLSACSTASTGVPHLADEFVNLATAFQLAGFRGVVATLWPVYDSHASELARLFYTALGSPSGLTPDRAARALHDAVRHLRDRMPDRPDTWAAHLHSGA